A region from the Corylus avellana chromosome ca7, CavTom2PMs-1.0 genome encodes:
- the LOC132187873 gene encoding uncharacterized mitochondrial protein AtMg00310-like, with the protein MAEGNLPMRYLEVLLISKKLDASDCDSLLNKISAKAKIAYDDRSVLKDEGGLGLRKLVDWNKATILRHLLSLFARSGSLWVAWVDSNLLKGRSFLLLKISQDSSWSWKKILKLREVAKSYLSFKVGDGSKISLWLGAWHPDGILLDKDGFRVIDDSRSRIDAKLSSVIKNGDWNWLPARLEELVAIQSRLSLVDLGVHDMLIWKPSKNRKYSCRDTWEAL; encoded by the exons ATGGCTGAGGGAAATCTTCCTATGAGATACTTGGAGGTTCTTTTGATCTCGAAGAAGTTGGATGCATCAGATTGTGATAGTTTATTGAATAAAATCTCAG CAAAAGCAAAAATTGCTTACGATGATCGTAGTGTTCTAAAGGACGAGGGTGGATTAGGATTGCGGAAGTTGGTTGATTGGAACAAGGCTACTATTCTTCGCCATTTGTTGTCTTTGTTTGCTAGATCGGGGTCTCTTTGGGTTGCTTGGGTTGATTCAAATTTGCTAAAAGGAAGAAGCTTCTTGTTACTTAAAATTTCACAGGATTCTTCTTGGAGCTGGAAGAAAATCCTCAAACTTCGTGAGGTGGCTAAAAGCTATTTGTCTTTCAAGGTTGGGGATGGATCCAAAATTTCTTTGTGGTTGGGGGCTTGGCACCCAGATGGAATTCTCTTGGATAAAGATGGCTTTAGGGTCATAGATGACTCTAGAAGCCGTATAGATGCAAAGCTCTCTAGTGTGATAAAAAATGGAGATTGGAATTGGCTGCCAGCTAGGTTGGAAGAGTTGGTTGCAATTCAAAGCCGTTTGTCTCTAGTGGATTTGGGTGTTCATGATATGCTTATTTGGAAGCCTTCAAAGAATCGCAAATATTCTTGTAGGGACACATGGGAGGCTCTTTGA
- the LOC132187874 gene encoding conserved oligomeric Golgi complex subunit 3-like has translation MLSFVTKVTAVKFALSSGIQNQKLESVMAKPLKDQAFASPDKVAELVQKVSAAIQQELPPVMAKMKLYLQNPSTRTILFKPIKTNIVEAHVQVQSMLKAEYSPEEIQNIINMVSIQDLQAQLCNLL, from the exons ATGCTTTCATTTGTTACCAAG GTGACAGCTGTGAAATTTGCACTATCCTCGGGCATTCAGAATCAAAAGCTAGAGTCGGTTATGGCCAAACCACTTAAGGATCAAGCTTTTGCTTCTCCAGATAAGGTGGCTGAACTTGTTCAGAAG GTAAGCGCTGCTATACAGCAAGAGTTGCCGCCAGTTATGGCAAAGATGAAGCTTTATCTGCAGAACCCATCAACCCGAACAATACTTTTCAAACCAATAAA GACAAACATCGTGGAAGCCCATGTACAGGTACAATCCATGTTAAAAGCAGAATACTCCCCTGAGGAGATACAAAACATCATCAATATGGTGTCTATACAGGATCTGCAAGCACAACTTTGTAATCTCCTGTAA